The following coding sequences are from one Paenibacillus sp. FSL R5-0912 window:
- a CDS encoding aspartyl-phosphate phosphatase Spo0E family protein produces the protein MRNDDYKDRIEQARQELNKLALEHGMQDVRVLRQSVKLDALLNEYSDCNTEKDDQLY, from the coding sequence ATGCGTAATGATGATTACAAGGACAGAATTGAACAGGCAAGGCAGGAACTGAACAAACTAGCCCTGGAACACGGGATGCAGGATGTAAGGGTGCTTCGCCAATCGGTGAAGCTGGATGCGCTCCTAAATGAATACAGTGATTGCAATACAGAGAAGGACGACCAGCTTTATTAG
- the wsfD gene encoding glycan biosynthesis hexose transferase WsfD: MKRLLKPEYLITLAGSILIIYLLFIRPFIGVADNGDFLRMMNTIGLNYYDAAESYADRFFSFSHSRFSYENLFTGFYPSSQILIVLIPRLLAGLVHGSYFDIRLLGSVYGLLLLTATWLIVKLVAKGSNITGLLLGAGILFVFYDIGYLAYFNSLFGEPVSMVFMLLTFALGLRLTGQERPTPKELTLFFIAVLFLICSKIQNAPVGLAFALIFLRLRTLNGTGSWRKLALRFAVATALVSVIMYVAAPKELKHINLYQTVFFGILNESPDVRGDLRDLGLPERLEVLAGTNYFQGDTAIKQDDPSLTTDFYDRVSHKDVLFFYMKHPNRLIDNMKYAARNSMSIRPYYLGSYEKSEGKTAGAVAYAYSGWSEFKNNHVPNSLGFLVLFYLVYYAGVLYHYFRAQEPAGRIAGELLLLLGLIGLFSFLVPILGDGRADIGKHLFLFNVCFDMMAVAMFGWVVHKLVMFLKPICAENL; this comes from the coding sequence ATGAAAAGACTATTAAAACCGGAATATCTCATAACCCTGGCCGGCTCCATATTGATCATCTACCTGCTGTTCATAAGGCCATTCATTGGAGTTGCGGACAACGGCGATTTCCTGCGGATGATGAATACGATCGGACTGAATTATTATGATGCTGCGGAGAGCTATGCCGACCGCTTTTTCAGCTTCAGTCATTCCAGGTTTTCCTATGAAAATCTGTTCACGGGCTTTTATCCTTCCTCGCAGATTCTAATTGTGCTGATTCCGAGACTGCTCGCCGGGCTGGTTCACGGGAGTTATTTTGATATCCGCCTGCTGGGCAGCGTATATGGGCTGCTGCTGCTTACCGCGACTTGGCTGATTGTGAAGCTGGTGGCCAAAGGCTCCAATATTACGGGTCTGCTGCTGGGTGCGGGCATTTTGTTTGTCTTTTATGATATCGGATATTTGGCCTATTTCAACTCCTTATTCGGCGAACCGGTATCCATGGTATTCATGCTGCTTACCTTTGCGCTGGGTCTGAGACTGACGGGGCAGGAACGGCCGACACCCAAAGAACTGACGCTCTTCTTCATCGCCGTGCTGTTCCTGATCTGCTCCAAAATTCAGAATGCACCCGTCGGCCTGGCGTTTGCGCTGATCTTCCTCCGTCTGCGGACACTGAATGGAACAGGCAGCTGGCGCAAGCTGGCGCTGCGGTTCGCGGTGGCAACGGCGCTCGTGTCCGTAATCATGTATGTGGCTGCGCCGAAGGAACTCAAGCATATCAACCTCTATCAGACGGTTTTCTTCGGAATTCTGAACGAGTCGCCGGATGTACGCGGGGATCTGCGCGATCTGGGGCTGCCGGAGCGGCTGGAAGTGCTGGCGGGTACAAATTATTTTCAGGGAGATACAGCGATCAAGCAGGATGATCCTTCGCTTACAACAGATTTCTATGACCGGGTATCCCATAAAGATGTACTTTTCTTCTATATGAAGCATCCTAACCGGTTGATAGATAACATGAAATATGCTGCCAGGAACAGCATGTCCATCCGTCCCTATTATCTCGGAAGCTATGAGAAGAGTGAGGGCAAGACGGCAGGGGCCGTAGCCTATGCATACAGCGGGTGGAGTGAATTCAAAAATAATCATGTTCCGAATTCGCTAGGTTTCCTGGTCTTGTTCTATCTCGTTTATTACGCGGGAGTGCTGTACCATTATTTCCGGGCACAAGAACCGGCGGGGCGGATCGCCGGAGAGCTGCTGCTGCTGCTGGGGCTGATTGGACTATTCTCGTTCCTGGTGCCAATCCTCGGCGACGGCCGGGCGGATATCGGCAAGCATCTGTTTTTGTTCAATGTTTGTTTCGATATGATGGCTGTGGCTATGTTTGGCTGGGTGGTGCACAAGCTGGTCATGTTTCTGAAACCTATTTGCGCTGAAAACCTCTAA
- a CDS encoding LTA synthase family protein gives MNDKKHAPVQAHFYIVIGLVWLKLLLLRGLFFDRIAWEWIAVDIAPVLLIMGVLAVITPGRMKKAVYWSFNGLLSLLLFGASVYFNHFGSVPTYLALYELNQVFQVKESVESTIELIDYLFFADLVIMMSYLLFRRWKNGSVQQQRGSQPSRRARRVYLVALLVAIIGGGSLSAYSIDSARGITNELVQAESAGFLNYEVVAAIKAQEDNGLTGTGDINETIAKVEALEAVYPYKDIAGGLPDYFGSQKGKNVIVIQMEAFQNFPLHQSLDGQELTPVLNGLAGEGFYFPHVFQQVGPGNTSDAEFMSNTSIYPIATLAMSTGFGDRELPGLPRLLRDKGYESYTFHVNKVGFWNRNQLYPALGFNGYYDKGYFKNDHLNAFGASDEQLYATAVEKLAAVQKKGTPFYAQLVTASSHHPFQIPDSFKKIKVPEDLQGTMLGDYLTAVNYTDYAVGTLIDGLKQQGMWENTVLVLYGDHFGLQPKDVPAEQVEEALGIPYDDRISRFNIPLIIHVPGMKEGQAVERTGGQLDVLPTVANLLGVSLKDEGFTAFGHDLLNIDSNVVGMRYYLPTGSFFNDEVMFVPGKSFADGEAISLDTYEPVEDFSKYQTDYDYILKLMGLSDEYVKLLPQR, from the coding sequence ATGAACGACAAGAAACATGCGCCGGTGCAGGCTCATTTCTATATCGTTATCGGACTGGTCTGGCTGAAGCTGCTGCTGCTGAGAGGTTTGTTTTTTGACCGGATCGCCTGGGAATGGATTGCTGTGGATATTGCACCGGTGCTGCTGATTATGGGTGTGCTGGCAGTCATTACGCCCGGGCGGATGAAGAAGGCTGTCTACTGGAGCTTTAACGGCTTATTGTCGCTGCTGCTGTTCGGGGCCAGTGTGTACTTCAACCACTTCGGCTCGGTGCCGACCTATCTGGCGCTCTATGAGCTGAATCAGGTGTTCCAGGTGAAAGAAAGCGTAGAATCTACGATTGAGCTAATTGATTATCTGTTTTTTGCCGATCTGGTGATCATGATGAGCTACTTGCTGTTCCGCAGATGGAAGAATGGTTCGGTACAGCAGCAGCGTGGCAGTCAGCCTTCACGCAGAGCCCGGAGAGTCTATCTGGTCGCCCTGCTGGTGGCTATTATCGGCGGCGGTTCGTTGTCGGCCTATTCCATTGATTCTGCACGCGGAATTACGAATGAGCTGGTTCAGGCGGAAAGCGCCGGATTTCTGAACTATGAGGTGGTTGCGGCGATCAAGGCCCAGGAGGATAACGGCCTCACCGGCACAGGAGATATTAATGAAACGATAGCCAAGGTGGAGGCGCTGGAAGCTGTTTATCCATATAAGGATATCGCAGGGGGACTGCCGGATTATTTTGGATCGCAAAAGGGTAAAAATGTAATTGTAATCCAAATGGAAGCTTTTCAGAATTTCCCGCTGCATCAGTCACTGGATGGGCAGGAGCTGACACCGGTGCTGAACGGCTTGGCCGGAGAGGGCTTTTATTTCCCGCATGTCTTCCAGCAGGTCGGTCCGGGCAATACCTCGGATGCGGAATTCATGAGCAACACCTCAATCTATCCGATTGCAACACTTGCGATGTCAACGGGCTTCGGAGACCGGGAGCTGCCGGGCCTGCCGCGTCTGCTGCGGGATAAAGGGTATGAGTCGTACACTTTCCATGTGAACAAGGTTGGCTTCTGGAACCGCAATCAGCTGTATCCGGCGCTAGGCTTCAACGGCTATTATGACAAGGGATATTTCAAGAATGACCACCTTAACGCCTTCGGAGCTTCCGATGAGCAGCTGTATGCTACTGCCGTGGAGAAGCTGGCAGCGGTGCAGAAGAAGGGTACGCCTTTTTATGCCCAGCTTGTAACAGCCTCCAGCCATCATCCGTTCCAGATTCCGGACAGCTTCAAGAAGATTAAGGTTCCGGAGGATCTGCAGGGCACGATGCTGGGCGATTACCTGACTGCAGTGAATTATACGGATTATGCGGTTGGTACTTTAATTGACGGGCTGAAGCAGCAGGGCATGTGGGAGAATACTGTGCTGGTGCTGTACGGCGACCATTTCGGCCTGCAGCCGAAGGATGTCCCGGCGGAGCAGGTGGAGGAAGCGCTAGGAATCCCGTATGATGACCGGATCAGCCGCTTCAATATTCCGCTCATCATTCATGTGCCTGGCATGAAGGAGGGGCAGGCCGTGGAGCGGACCGGCGGACAGCTGGATGTGCTTCCTACTGTGGCCAACCTGCTGGGGGTATCGCTGAAGGATGAAGGCTTTACCGCTTTTGGGCATGATCTGCTGAACATTGACAGCAATGTGGTAGGGATGCGCTATTATTTGCCTACAGGCTCCTTTTTTAATGATGAGGTGATGTTCGTGCCCGGGAAAAGCTTCGCGGACGGAGAGGCCATCTCGCTGGATACGTATGAGCCGGTGGAGGATTTCAGTAAATATCAGACCGATTATGACTATATCCTGAAGCTGATGGGCTTGTCCGATGAATATGTGAAGCTGCTTCCGCAGCGCTAG
- a CDS encoding RNA polymerase sigma factor, which yields MKFLLEKVNPPSTLEVKYSEVNPLELDGLEQAEAISEEQLQQIMKLYGEDVWNYIYFLTNNSDQADELTQEVFIKCYYRIGTFRGASSLKTWLFTIARNTVFSYRKSRFFRSGLWGGMQPLPAAPQERQDAAGQAAVARSAEMEYLGNRQVDEIWSMIMKLPDKLREVLVLDLKAELSVREIAELIRISPGTVKSRLHRARHKIQDKLRRME from the coding sequence ATGAAATTTTTATTAGAAAAAGTGAACCCACCTTCCACTCTTGAGGTCAAATATAGTGAGGTGAACCCATTGGAACTGGATGGATTGGAGCAGGCAGAGGCTATCAGTGAAGAGCAGCTGCAGCAGATAATGAAGCTTTATGGGGAAGATGTGTGGAATTATATTTATTTTCTGACTAACAACAGTGATCAGGCGGACGAGCTCACGCAGGAGGTGTTCATCAAATGCTATTACCGGATCGGAACCTTCCGGGGAGCTTCCTCGCTCAAAACCTGGCTGTTCACGATTGCCCGCAATACGGTATTCTCCTACCGCAAATCGCGGTTTTTCCGCTCTGGGCTGTGGGGCGGGATGCAGCCGTTACCTGCTGCGCCTCAGGAGCGGCAGGATGCTGCGGGGCAGGCGGCTGTTGCCCGTTCGGCGGAGATGGAATATCTCGGTAACCGGCAGGTGGATGAGATCTGGAGCATGATAATGAAGCTGCCGGATAAGCTGCGTGAGGTGCTGGTGCTTGATCTTAAGGCAGAGCTGTCGGTCCGGGAAATCGCTGAGCTGATCCGGATATCCCCCGGCACCGTCAAATCGAGGCTGCACCGCGCGCGTCATAAAATCCAGGACAAACTAAGGAGGATGGAGTAA
- a CDS encoding 5'-deoxyadenosine deaminase, which translates to MANILIKHAEIITMNKQEEIIYGDIRIKDNLIVEIGSGLEAQGEETVIDAKNRTVIPGFVQTHIHLCQTLFRGKGDDLELMDWLRKRIWPLEAAHDEESLYYSAMLGIGELITSGTTTIVDMETVNHTDFAFQAIAKSGIRALSGKVMMDQKNADAPAALQEDTAASLQESVDLLEKWNGYGNGRIQYAFSPRFVISCTEPLLKEVRNLSEYYGVKVHTHASENLGEIEIVQAMTGMRNVVYLDHLGLANERLILAHCVWLDEEEKRILRDRGVHVSHCPGSNLKLASGIADTPGMLHDHIHLSLGADGAPCNNNLDMFNEMRLAAVIQKPQHGPTTMDARSVFRMATIGGAKAVGMEDQIGSIEVGKKADLAILNLYNFHTFPSYDVDPISRIVYSATRADVETTIVDGQILMHKGLLKTVDKETVLHEANRSIKRLLVNTPLG; encoded by the coding sequence ATGGCGAACATCCTGATCAAGCATGCGGAGATTATTACAATGAACAAGCAAGAGGAGATTATATACGGGGATATCCGCATCAAGGATAATCTGATTGTGGAGATCGGCAGCGGCCTGGAGGCGCAGGGGGAAGAGACGGTAATTGATGCCAAGAACCGCACGGTGATTCCAGGCTTTGTGCAGACCCATATTCATCTGTGCCAGACATTGTTCCGCGGCAAAGGCGATGATCTGGAGCTGATGGACTGGCTGCGCAAGCGGATCTGGCCGCTGGAGGCGGCGCATGATGAGGAGTCGCTGTATTATTCCGCTATGCTCGGCATTGGGGAGTTAATTACAAGCGGCACAACGACCATTGTGGATATGGAGACGGTGAATCATACAGACTTTGCCTTCCAGGCAATCGCAAAAAGCGGCATCCGCGCCTTGTCCGGCAAGGTGATGATGGATCAGAAGAATGCGGATGCACCGGCGGCGCTGCAGGAGGATACCGCAGCTTCTCTTCAGGAGAGCGTGGATCTGCTGGAGAAGTGGAATGGATATGGCAACGGGCGGATTCAATATGCGTTTTCCCCGCGTTTTGTCATTTCCTGCACCGAGCCGCTGCTGAAAGAGGTACGTAATCTCTCGGAATATTACGGGGTCAAGGTGCACACCCATGCTTCCGAGAATCTGGGGGAGATTGAGATTGTACAGGCGATGACCGGTATGCGTAACGTGGTGTATCTGGATCATCTGGGATTGGCTAATGAGCGCCTGATTCTGGCCCACTGCGTCTGGCTTGATGAGGAGGAGAAGCGGATTCTGCGGGACCGCGGAGTTCATGTCAGCCACTGCCCGGGCTCCAACCTGAAGCTGGCCTCCGGCATCGCCGACACTCCGGGAATGCTGCATGATCACATCCATCTTAGCCTTGGCGCGGATGGTGCCCCATGCAACAACAACCTGGATATGTTCAATGAAATGCGTCTGGCGGCGGTGATCCAGAAGCCGCAGCATGGGCCGACCACGATGGACGCCAGAAGTGTGTTCCGGATGGCAACGATCGGCGGCGCGAAGGCGGTGGGCATGGAGGATCAAATCGGCAGTATCGAGGTTGGCAAAAAAGCGGATCTGGCAATCCTCAACCTGTACAATTTCCATACCTTCCCTTCCTATGATGTAGATCCAATCTCGCGGATTGTCTATTCGGCCACCCGTGCGGATGTGGAAACGACGATTGTGGACGGACAAATCCTGATGCATAAGGGCTTGCTGAAGACCGTCGATAAGGAAACCGTGCTCCATGAAGCTAACCGTTCCATCAAAAGACTGCTGGTGAACACCCCGCTGGGGTAG
- a CDS encoding GNAT family N-acetyltransferase, with amino-acid sequence MTLNEIRRAQSSEIGEIMDLISKCVQVMQAGGSDQWDESYPNHEVLMGDMDAGTLFVCIDNGAIAGILVLDENQAEQYEAVEWTQQTGQHLMMHRLAVHPEIQGKGIARQLIAFAEELARSSGYSSIRLDTYAKNERALKIYPSLGYVQRGEIHFPGRVAAFPVFEKVLKEITG; translated from the coding sequence ATGACTCTGAATGAGATACGTAGAGCACAGAGCAGCGAAATCGGGGAGATTATGGATCTGATTTCTAAATGTGTACAAGTTATGCAGGCAGGCGGAAGCGATCAGTGGGATGAGAGCTACCCGAACCACGAAGTCCTTATGGGGGATATGGATGCAGGTACATTATTTGTCTGTATAGACAACGGGGCCATTGCCGGTATTCTTGTATTGGATGAGAATCAGGCTGAGCAATATGAAGCTGTGGAATGGACGCAGCAGACAGGCCAGCATCTGATGATGCACCGGCTTGCAGTGCATCCTGAGATTCAGGGCAAAGGGATTGCCCGCCAGCTGATTGCATTCGCCGAAGAGCTCGCCCGCAGCAGCGGGTACAGCAGCATCCGGCTGGACACTTATGCGAAGAACGAGAGGGCACTGAAGATTTATCCTTCACTTGGCTATGTGCAGAGAGGCGAGATTCATTTTCCCGGCCGGGTAGCGGCTTTTCCTGTATTTGAGAAGGTGCTGAAGGAGATTACTGGGTAG
- a CDS encoding nucleoside-diphosphate sugar epimerase yields the protein MKVQSKITKVLQHMAHTHEQMARILDAERHVAVRMSQIVHDLPDADPDFGGFSGLVESSGQVNKNIIAYLNALADLEEAMAEGVGRVIKELNGQEEE from the coding sequence ATGAAGGTGCAGAGTAAAATTACAAAAGTCCTGCAGCACATGGCCCATACGCACGAACAGATGGCTCGGATTCTCGACGCCGAACGCCACGTAGCCGTCCGTATGTCGCAAATAGTTCACGATCTGCCGGATGCGGACCCTGATTTCGGCGGATTCAGTGGGCTGGTAGAAAGCTCAGGTCAGGTTAACAAGAACATTATTGCTTACTTGAATGCACTTGCCGATCTTGAAGAAGCGATGGCAGAGGGAGTAGGCAGAGTGATCAAGGAACTAAACGGTCAGGAAGAAGAGTAA
- a CDS encoding GNAT family N-acetyltransferase, whose protein sequence is MRLTDNRLNLRPLTAAELALALDNYAAAEQSLSLNVTASPTLLDDEEMRYAMRVRHTKVLQDEQNYPWLTNWAIIHQEEQRIIGFLILKGGPNEQGEVILGYVIDERYWGQGYATEAVRHITAWIFNHSDARWVIADTEKDNTASHRVLQHLDAELYRETEDLLWWRIPRPAIGFSSAENTGTLQGPQSI, encoded by the coding sequence ATGAGACTTACAGACAACCGTCTGAATCTGCGGCCCCTGACTGCAGCTGAACTGGCGCTGGCCTTGGACAATTACGCGGCGGCGGAGCAGTCGCTGAGCTTGAACGTAACCGCATCCCCAACTCTGCTGGACGACGAAGAAATGCGTTATGCCATGCGGGTACGGCACACCAAGGTTCTGCAGGATGAGCAGAACTATCCGTGGCTGACCAATTGGGCTATTATTCATCAGGAGGAGCAGCGGATTATCGGCTTCCTAATCCTCAAAGGCGGGCCGAATGAACAAGGCGAGGTCATCCTTGGTTATGTCATCGATGAGAGGTACTGGGGGCAAGGCTACGCTACGGAAGCAGTGCGGCACATCACGGCCTGGATCTTCAACCATTCGGATGCACGCTGGGTTATTGCGGATACCGAGAAGGATAACACTGCCTCGCACCGCGTGCTGCAGCATCTGGATGCAGAGCTGTACCGGGAGACCGAAGACCTGCTCTGGTGGAGAATCCCCCGGCCCGCCATCGGCTTTAGCTCCGCTGAGAATACAGGTACTTTGCAGGGACCCCAAAGCATATAA
- a CDS encoding sugar phosphate nucleotidyltransferase, with protein MKGVILAGGTGTRLYPLTRLMNKHLLPVGKYPMVCYGIDRLRRGGITDILLVISKQSAGQYTDFLGSGAEFGVSLTYKIQEAAGGIAEALELAEGFILPGERFVVLLGDNLFMDDLKPYVESYLQQPQGSAKVLLKPVDDARRYGVPVFDSGDSSLIAYIEEKPERPKTKFCVTGIYMYDEAVFDIIRRVSPSNRGELEITDVNNIYAAERKLSYDVLKGWWSDAGTFQSLREAGEKLRDTLP; from the coding sequence GTGAAAGGAGTCATACTGGCGGGCGGAACAGGAACAAGGCTTTACCCATTGACCCGGCTTATGAACAAACATTTGCTTCCGGTCGGCAAATATCCTATGGTGTGTTACGGCATTGACCGGCTGCGCCGGGGGGGGATAACCGATATTCTCCTGGTGATCAGCAAACAGTCTGCAGGACAGTACACCGACTTCTTGGGCAGCGGCGCGGAATTCGGAGTATCCCTGACTTACAAAATCCAGGAAGCTGCAGGAGGCATCGCGGAAGCGCTCGAGCTGGCAGAAGGATTTATTTTGCCGGGGGAACGGTTTGTTGTGCTGCTTGGTGACAATCTTTTTATGGATGATCTGAAGCCTTATGTGGAGAGTTATCTGCAGCAGCCGCAGGGGTCGGCGAAGGTGTTATTGAAACCGGTCGATGATGCGCGGAGATACGGGGTTCCGGTGTTTGACAGCGGAGATTCGTCCCTGATTGCTTATATCGAAGAGAAGCCCGAGCGTCCGAAGACTAAATTCTGTGTGACAGGCATTTATATGTACGACGAAGCGGTATTCGATATTATCCGCCGCGTATCCCCTTCCAACAGGGGGGAGCTGGAAATTACCGACGTGAACAATATTTATGCCGCAGAGCGCAAGCTTAGTTATGATGTGCTCAAGGGCTGGTGGAGTGACGCGGGAACGTTCCAGTCCTTGCGCGAAGCCGGAGAAAAGCTGAGAGATACGCTGCCCTGA
- a CDS encoding glycosyltransferase family 2 protein, producing MTLTSIIIPTYNRLGLLRSCVESIRAYTDSPYEIIVVDNASSDGTDAYCRTNKLTFVSLPENRGFPLACNLGLQLAAGDELLLLNNDVIVSQGWLANLKSALYCAPDIGMVGPVTNYASGRQQVETGYTDIAGYHAEARLANAPDAAKRLETRRLVGLCLLFKRELMDIIGLLDERFSPGHYEDDDYCYRARIRGYRLLIAGDCLVHHEGSASFKEVYSSSLQELVERNRRLFMEKWHVDPAQFI from the coding sequence ATGACACTGACCAGCATTATTATTCCAACGTATAACAGGCTCGGCTTGCTGCGTTCCTGTGTTGAATCAATTAGGGCGTATACGGATTCACCCTATGAAATTATTGTAGTCGACAATGCTTCAAGTGACGGAACGGATGCTTACTGCCGCACGAATAAGCTGACTTTTGTTTCCCTTCCGGAGAACCGCGGCTTTCCGCTGGCCTGCAATCTGGGGTTGCAGCTGGCTGCGGGAGATGAGCTTTTGCTGCTGAACAATGATGTTATTGTGTCGCAGGGCTGGCTGGCGAATCTGAAGAGCGCCTTGTACTGCGCCCCGGATATCGGGATGGTCGGTCCGGTGACCAATTATGCCAGCGGACGGCAGCAGGTGGAGACGGGTTATACGGATATTGCAGGTTATCATGCTGAAGCCCGTCTGGCGAATGCTCCGGATGCGGCGAAACGGCTGGAGACCAGAAGGCTTGTAGGGCTGTGCTTATTATTTAAAAGAGAGCTCATGGATATCATCGGCCTGCTGGATGAACGCTTTTCACCGGGACATTACGAGGATGATGATTACTGTTACCGCGCCAGAATTAGGGGGTACCGGCTGCTGATCGCGGGAGATTGTCTGGTACATCATGAAGGCAGCGCCAGCTTCAAGGAAGTCTACTCGTCCTCACTTCAGGAGCTGGTAGAGCGTAACCGCAGATTATTTATGGAGAAATGGCATGTAGATCCCGCACAATTCATCTGA
- a CDS encoding glycosyltransferase family 2 protein translates to MTAALEPSPGHRQELHVSSRVKASGSGRASARRTRLGSSASRSKAAKSAGTSPRRSIAAKAAAVRRPAAGKAGSRRTAAGASTSRNAAGSRAGQQLPALHGSLSVVISARNEEQTLLKLLDQVTRLKPLEIIVVLNGCSDRSFQHTRLCPQATIVHIPESAGHDVGRSLGAKLSRGDILLFLDGDMVIPARKMSLFAEAVDGGVDVALNDLDHLLPPFALSDAVTRCKMYLNAVLGRSDLGVSSMTAVPHGLSRKALELIGYRELMVPPKAHALSIMRQLRVEKAGTVNVIKHNRLRQSNTGAGNAMEQLIAGDHAEALAQVLGEQQASGQLSEGHLQEQRRQMAAWRNAL, encoded by the coding sequence ATGACAGCAGCACTGGAGCCTTCACCCGGACATCGGCAGGAGCTTCACGTATCTTCCCGTGTAAAAGCATCGGGCAGCGGCAGGGCTTCTGCCCGGCGCACCCGGCTGGGCAGCTCCGCCTCCCGGAGTAAGGCGGCCAAATCAGCCGGTACTTCACCCCGCCGGAGCATCGCCGCCAAAGCCGCAGCTGTCCGGCGGCCGGCGGCCGGTAAAGCGGGTTCCCGCCGCACGGCCGCAGGGGCTTCTACCTCCCGCAATGCTGCCGGCAGCAGAGCAGGACAGCAGCTGCCGGCTCTGCACGGTTCATTGTCCGTGGTTATCTCGGCCAGGAATGAGGAGCAGACATTGTTGAAGCTGCTTGATCAGGTAACCCGGCTTAAGCCGCTGGAAATTATTGTCGTGCTTAACGGCTGCAGCGACCGCAGCTTCCAGCATACCCGGCTGTGCCCCCAGGCGACAATTGTGCATATTCCGGAATCTGCCGGACATGATGTGGGGCGGTCGCTTGGTGCCAAGCTCAGCCGGGGGGATATTCTGCTGTTCTTGGACGGGGATATGGTGATTCCCGCCCGGAAGATGTCTCTTTTTGCGGAGGCGGTGGATGGCGGTGTTGATGTAGCCTTGAATGATCTTGATCATCTGCTGCCGCCCTTTGCCCTCAGTGATGCGGTTACCCGCTGCAAAATGTATCTGAATGCCGTACTGGGCCGTAGTGATCTGGGCGTCAGCTCGATGACAGCTGTTCCCCATGGCTTGTCAAGGAAGGCGCTGGAGCTTATCGGCTATCGTGAGCTTATGGTGCCGCCGAAAGCGCATGCGCTCTCGATTATGCGGCAGCTGCGGGTGGAGAAGGCAGGCACGGTGAATGTGATCAAGCATAACCGGCTGCGCCAGAGCAACACAGGAGCCGGAAATGCGATGGAACAGCTGATCGCCGGTGATCATGCCGAGGCGCTGGCCCAGGTTCTTGGAGAGCAGCAGGCAAGCGGGCAGTTGTCCGAGGGCCATCTGCAGGAGCAACGCCGGCAGATGGCCGCGTGGAGGAATGCCCTATGA
- a CDS encoding glycosyltransferase family 2 protein, which translates to MSLKHTRTSARRTGRRALQPKRRISRPVRPAVPFPAANHPAPYVSVIIPAMNEAGTIGKVIAGAREVHPRCEVIVVVNGSADNTAEIALSLGAHVIHFEQPLGHDVGRSVGAEAAKGEVLLFIDGDFVLNASQLRPFVAAVSRGTDVALNDYSGPVRQEFPHPVVLSKHVLNIMLGRPDLKGCSLTAVPHALSRRALASLGSVLSRPPLAHALAVLEGLQVKAVHKVPVGRLNAVRPKRAGTDPLREVILTDHLDAAGLVLQRRGERAGFIDGNRRRGMVR; encoded by the coding sequence ATGAGCTTGAAGCACACACGTACATCTGCCCGCCGCACGGGGCGGCGGGCTTTGCAACCCAAGCGGCGGATTTCCCGGCCGGTGCGCCCTGCCGTGCCGTTCCCTGCGGCCAATCACCCCGCTCCCTATGTGTCGGTGATCATTCCGGCTATGAATGAAGCCGGAACGATTGGCAAGGTGATTGCCGGAGCCAGGGAAGTCCATCCCCGCTGTGAGGTTATTGTTGTGGTTAACGGTTCTGCCGATAATACGGCAGAGATTGCATTGTCCCTGGGGGCACATGTCATTCACTTCGAGCAGCCGCTCGGTCATGATGTGGGCCGCAGTGTTGGAGCAGAGGCGGCCAAGGGAGAGGTCCTGCTCTTCATTGACGGGGATTTTGTGCTTAACGCTTCACAGCTGCGTCCCTTTGTGGCCGCAGTCAGTCGTGGAACAGATGTGGCTCTGAATGATTACTCCGGTCCGGTCCGCCAGGAATTCCCGCATCCGGTGGTACTCTCCAAGCATGTGCTCAACATTATGCTTGGCCGTCCGGACCTGAAGGGCTGTTCGCTGACGGCGGTGCCTCATGCACTCAGCCGCAGAGCTCTTGCCTCTCTGGGGAGCGTGTTGTCACGGCCGCCTCTGGCACACGCGCTTGCGGTGCTTGAGGGCCTGCAGGTGAAGGCCGTGCATAAGGTGCCGGTCGGCAGGCTGAATGCCGTACGGCCCAAGCGGGCGGGAACGGATCCCTTGCGTGAGGTTATTCTCACAGATCATCTGGATGCGGCAGGTCTGGTCCTTCAGCGCAGAGGCGAACGAGCAGGCTTCATTGACGGCAACCGGCGAAGGGGGATGGTGAGATGA